One Chryseobacterium wanjuense genomic region harbors:
- a CDS encoding family 20 glycosylhydrolase, whose protein sequence is MIRAFLLVFVLLSNLFFSQNKLNLIPYPQKVNINDGFFTIPEVIVLNDKLPKNETDYFKNKVNSGLKFQNTNKSDAHLVYFQLPKSSNSAQNNEFYSLEITPKQISIKSYTPQGYFLALQTLIQIIDQYKGTKKIPTMKIEDQPKFAWRGMHLDVCRHFFTVDEVKQYIDYLAMYKLNTFHWHLTDDQGWRIEIKKYPKLTQIGSKRKESMIGAYVDNTFDGKPYGPYFYTQDQIKDVVKYAQDRHITVVPEIEMPGHALAALAAYPELACTKGPFETATKWGVFDDVFCPKEETFKFLENVLNEVIALFPSQYIHIGGDECPKTRWKECAHCQELIKKNNLKDEHGLQSYFIQKIEKYVNSKGRKIIGWDEILEGGLAPNAAVMSWTGIKGGVEAAKSGHFAVMTPGSYCYFDHYQGDPATEPNAFGGFTPLDKVYSYNPIPEELNAEQAKYILGVQANLWTEYILDFKQVQYMIFPRLMALSEVGWGTSDPKNYKEFEGRVINQFKVLDKMGVNYAKSIYNVMGKVVPGNNGVAYELSTSQNPNGIRYTLDGTDPTANSQAYQNPIPVSKSMIIKSAYFENGQLKSAISSQQFTTSKTTGKNITLEQQPSENYSFGGAFTLIDGIIGNQKQLGKTWLGFQGKDVVATIDLGQKTQFSEIDFNTLENKGSWIHLAKSAQVFVSDDNKSFKMIKEIGKEEIQKAKGKIQLNVGNQNSKYIKIKIENAGIIPAGNPGADSKAWLFVDEIGAK, encoded by the coding sequence ATGATACGTGCTTTTTTATTAGTTTTTGTTTTACTTTCAAATTTGTTTTTTTCACAAAATAAACTGAATTTGATTCCTTATCCACAAAAAGTTAACATAAATGACGGATTTTTTACTATTCCGGAAGTTATTGTCTTAAATGATAAGCTGCCGAAAAATGAGACGGATTATTTTAAAAATAAAGTAAATTCAGGTTTAAAATTTCAGAATACTAATAAATCAGATGCTCATTTGGTATATTTTCAGCTTCCAAAATCGAGTAATTCAGCCCAGAATAATGAATTTTATTCCCTTGAAATTACTCCCAAACAGATTTCTATTAAATCTTATACTCCACAGGGCTATTTTCTGGCACTTCAAACTTTAATTCAAATTATCGATCAATATAAGGGTACCAAGAAAATTCCGACAATGAAAATCGAAGACCAGCCGAAGTTTGCTTGGAGAGGAATGCATTTGGATGTTTGCCGACATTTTTTCACAGTTGATGAGGTAAAACAGTACATCGATTATCTGGCCATGTACAAATTGAATACATTTCACTGGCATTTAACAGACGATCAGGGTTGGAGAATTGAAATTAAAAAATATCCGAAGCTTACACAGATTGGTTCAAAACGTAAAGAATCAATGATTGGGGCTTATGTTGACAACACATTCGACGGAAAACCTTATGGACCTTATTTTTATACACAGGATCAGATAAAAGATGTTGTGAAATACGCCCAGGATCGGCATATCACTGTGGTTCCGGAGATTGAAATGCCAGGTCACGCTTTGGCTGCGTTGGCTGCATATCCCGAACTGGCCTGTACAAAAGGACCTTTTGAGACGGCAACGAAATGGGGCGTTTTTGATGATGTTTTCTGCCCGAAAGAGGAAACTTTCAAATTTTTAGAAAATGTTTTGAATGAAGTGATAGCACTTTTTCCATCTCAATATATCCATATCGGAGGGGATGAATGTCCTAAAACAAGGTGGAAGGAATGTGCTCATTGTCAGGAATTAATCAAGAAAAATAATTTAAAAGATGAACATGGACTGCAAAGCTATTTTATCCAAAAAATTGAAAAATATGTAAATAGCAAAGGTCGAAAAATCATCGGTTGGGACGAGATTCTGGAAGGCGGACTGGCTCCAAATGCCGCAGTAATGAGCTGGACGGGCATTAAAGGAGGTGTAGAAGCTGCAAAATCCGGTCATTTCGCTGTAATGACTCCCGGTTCATATTGCTATTTCGATCATTATCAGGGAGATCCGGCAACAGAACCGAATGCTTTCGGAGGTTTTACGCCTTTAGATAAAGTGTATTCCTACAATCCGATTCCTGAAGAGTTGAATGCAGAGCAGGCGAAATATATTTTGGGTGTTCAGGCAAATTTATGGACAGAATACATCCTTGATTTTAAGCAGGTTCAATATATGATCTTCCCAAGATTGATGGCGCTTTCGGAGGTCGGTTGGGGAACTTCAGATCCGAAAAATTATAAAGAATTTGAGGGTCGTGTTATCAACCAGTTCAAGGTGTTGGATAAAATGGGGGTAAATTATGCGAAAAGTATTTACAATGTCATGGGAAAAGTAGTTCCGGGGAATAATGGAGTTGCTTATGAGCTTTCGACATCACAAAACCCAAACGGAATCCGCTATACCTTAGATGGAACAGATCCGACAGCCAATTCTCAGGCGTATCAGAATCCGATTCCAGTTTCAAAATCAATGATCATTAAATCTGCTTATTTTGAAAACGGACAACTAAAAAGTGCGATTTCTTCTCAACAATTTACCACTTCAAAAACAACAGGAAAAAATATTACACTGGAACAACAGCCTAGCGAAAATTATTCTTTCGGAGGTGCTTTTACTTTAATTGACGGAATTATCGGAAATCAGAAACAATTAGGAAAAACATGGCTCGGCTTTCAGGGAAAAGATGTTGTAGCGACGATTGACTTAGGACAGAAAACTCAGTTTTCAGAAATTGATTTTAACACACTGGAAAATAAAGGAAGCTGGATTCATCTGGCAAAATCTGCACAGGTTTTTGTTTCCGATGATAATAAAAGTTTTAAAATGATAAAGGAAATCGGGAAAGAAGAAATTCAGAAAGCTAAAGGAAAAATCCAGCTTAATGTAGGAAATCAGAATTCAAAATATATTAAAATTAAAATAGAAAACGCAGGAATTATCCCTGCAGGAAACCCCGGTGCAGATTCAAAAGCATGGCTTTTTGTCGATGAAATCGGAGCGAAATAA
- the rplS gene encoding 50S ribosomal protein L19, with protein sequence MDLLKYVQDKYIAKKEFPEFKAGDTITVYYEIKEGQKTRTQFFKGTVIQLRGTGSTKTFTIRKMSGDVGVERVFPINMPALQKIEVDRRGKVRRSRIYYFRDLRGKKARIKDAAFKK encoded by the coding sequence ATGGATTTATTAAAGTACGTACAAGACAAGTACATTGCGAAAAAAGAATTCCCTGAATTCAAAGCAGGTGATACAATTACTGTGTATTACGAAATTAAAGAAGGACAAAAGACAAGAACTCAGTTCTTCAAAGGAACAGTAATCCAATTAAGAGGTACTGGTTCTACAAAAACTTTTACTATCAGAAAAATGAGTGGAGATGTAGGTGTTGAGAGAGTATTCCCGATCAACATGCCAGCTTTACAAAAAATTGAAGTTGATAGAAGAGGTAAGGTTAGAAGATCTAGAATTTATTACTTCAGAGACCTTAGAGGTAAAAAAGCTAGAATCAAAGACGCTGCTTTCAAGAAATAA
- a CDS encoding ABC transporter ATP-binding protein, with protein MKILLYYLKPYKWLIIVSLLLASINQVFSLFAPAITGNILDKLVTHPNFFDKEKLLPRNLNEYLYGTDIYHGVFYFLGLLVGTAMISRIAKAFQDYVVNVIIQKFGAQIFTDGLKHSMRLPFQEFEDQRSGETLSILTKVREDTVKFINNFINVFFGILVSIIFVSVYAIRLHWSIMPVYVVGIILIAVVTNLLSKRIKSIQKNIVKETTNLAGSTTESLRNIEIVKSLGLTNQEVERLNNNTYKILNLELRKVKSIRSLSFVQGTLVNFLQQTITFTLLLLIFKNIVTPGQYLSLMFYGFFIFGPMQEIGNIIISYREAQASLNNFDRVMKKEIEPKPVNPKRIGAIEELEFQHVSFQHQTAHFKALSDISFNVKNGETIAFVGPSGSGKSTLVKLLVGLYRPLEGDIFYNNINGKEFDFDELRNQIGFVTQDTQLFAGTIKENLLFVNPSATDEDLHLALKKASCTALLERAENGIETVIGEGGLKLSGGEKQRIAIARALLRKPHLLIFDEATSALDSITEEEITTTIKEISKEKEQITVLIAHRLSTIMHADRIFVLERGQIVETGSHLHLIEEKGLYYAMWRQQIGERKLTAEA; from the coding sequence ATGAAAATTCTATTATATTATTTAAAACCTTATAAATGGCTAATCATAGTCTCTCTTTTATTAGCTTCTATAAATCAGGTTTTTTCTTTGTTTGCACCTGCCATCACAGGAAACATACTGGACAAACTGGTTACCCATCCCAATTTCTTTGATAAAGAAAAACTTCTTCCGAGAAATCTCAATGAATATCTCTACGGAACTGATATCTATCATGGTGTATTCTATTTCTTAGGACTTCTTGTCGGTACTGCGATGATCAGCCGTATTGCAAAAGCATTCCAGGATTATGTGGTGAATGTGATTATCCAGAAGTTTGGTGCCCAGATTTTCACTGACGGGCTAAAACATTCGATGAGATTACCTTTTCAGGAATTTGAAGACCAAAGAAGTGGTGAAACGCTTTCTATTTTAACCAAAGTACGTGAAGATACCGTGAAGTTTATCAATAATTTCATTAATGTATTCTTCGGAATTTTGGTAAGTATCATTTTCGTTTCGGTATATGCTATTCGTTTGCACTGGTCGATTATGCCGGTTTATGTGGTGGGAATTATCCTGATTGCCGTAGTTACCAATTTATTAAGCAAAAGAATAAAATCTATCCAGAAAAATATTGTAAAAGAGACTACCAATTTGGCAGGAAGTACTACGGAAAGTCTTAGAAATATTGAGATTGTAAAAAGTTTAGGTCTTACTAACCAGGAGGTGGAACGTTTGAATAACAACACCTACAAAATCCTGAATCTGGAACTTAGAAAGGTAAAAAGCATCCGTTCTTTAAGCTTTGTACAGGGGACGTTGGTTAATTTTTTACAGCAGACGATTACTTTTACTTTATTATTATTAATTTTTAAAAATATCGTAACTCCGGGACAATATTTATCGCTGATGTTTTATGGGTTCTTTATTTTTGGTCCGATGCAGGAAATCGGGAATATTATCATTTCCTATCGTGAAGCACAGGCATCGCTCAACAATTTCGATCGTGTAATGAAGAAAGAAATAGAGCCTAAACCTGTAAACCCGAAACGAATCGGTGCCATTGAAGAGCTGGAGTTTCAACATGTTTCTTTTCAGCATCAGACAGCTCATTTTAAAGCATTAAGTGACATCTCGTTTAATGTAAAAAATGGCGAAACGATTGCTTTTGTGGGACCAAGTGGCTCCGGAAAAAGTACGCTGGTAAAATTGCTTGTCGGCTTGTACAGACCTCTGGAAGGAGATATTTTTTACAATAACATCAACGGAAAAGAGTTTGATTTTGATGAACTGAGGAATCAAATTGGTTTTGTAACCCAGGATACCCAACTTTTTGCGGGTACGATCAAGGAAAATCTTTTGTTTGTAAACCCTTCTGCAACTGATGAAGATCTGCATTTAGCCTTAAAAAAAGCCAGTTGCACCGCCCTTCTGGAACGTGCAGAAAACGGAATAGAAACCGTAATCGGAGAAGGCGGACTGAAATTAAGCGGCGGGGAAAAACAAAGAATTGCCATTGCAAGGGCATTATTGAGAAAACCGCATTTATTGATTTTTGATGAAGCAACTTCTGCGTTAGATAGCATCACTGAAGAAGAAATTACAACCACGATCAAGGAAATTTCTAAGGAAAAAGAACAGATTACCGTTCTTATTGCACACCGATTAAGCACCATTATGCATGCTGACAGAATTTTTGTTTTGGAACGCGGACAGATTGTAGAAACCGGTTCACATTTACATCTTATTGAAGAAAAAGGATTGTATTATGCGATGTGGAGACAGCAGATCGGTGAACGTAAACTGACTGCAGAAGCGTAA
- a CDS encoding CoA transferase subunit B, whose translation MLTKEQIAQRISREVKDGYYVNLGIGIPTLVANYVPDNLSVEFQSENGVLGMGPFPFEGEEDADIINAGKQTITILPGGSFFDSAFSFGMIRGQKVDLTILGAMEVSENGDIANWKIPGKMVKGMGGAMDLVASAENIIVAMMHVNKAGESKILKKCTLPLTGVNCVKRVVTELAVLDVTPAGFKLVERAPGVSVEDIIKATEADLIIDGEIPEMQF comes from the coding sequence ATGCTAACTAAAGAACAAATTGCACAAAGAATTTCCAGAGAAGTAAAAGATGGATATTATGTAAATTTAGGAATCGGAATTCCGACATTGGTCGCCAACTACGTTCCGGACAATCTTTCGGTAGAGTTCCAGAGTGAAAACGGAGTGTTGGGAATGGGGCCTTTCCCTTTCGAAGGTGAAGAAGATGCAGATATCATTAATGCCGGAAAACAGACGATCACTATTTTGCCGGGAGGTTCTTTTTTTGATTCGGCTTTCAGTTTTGGGATGATTCGTGGTCAGAAAGTTGACTTAACGATTCTCGGAGCCATGGAAGTTTCGGAAAATGGTGACATCGCCAACTGGAAAATTCCGGGAAAAATGGTAAAAGGAATGGGCGGAGCAATGGATCTGGTAGCTTCTGCAGAAAATATCATCGTTGCTATGATGCACGTAAATAAGGCTGGAGAAAGTAAAATCCTTAAAAAATGTACACTTCCTCTTACAGGAGTTAATTGTGTGAAGAGAGTCGTTACAGAACTAGCCGTTTTAGATGTTACCCCTGCAGGTTTCAAGCTTGTGGAAAGAGCACCGGGAGTTTCAGTGGAAGACATCATCAAAGCTACGGAAGCAGACCTGATCATTGACGGAGAAATTCCTGAAATGCAATTCTAA
- a CDS encoding DUF4197 domain-containing protein produces the protein MRKTILLAGGLLFSVSTQAQILDAIKSAVKDKTGIDLSEPKTTTGSATTATPKTSTTTTSPINLGNLTSTQISSGLKEALSLGVTEGVKKLAVPDGFFKNEAVKILMPEKLRKIDTTLRAVGLGSLADQGVKLLNRAAEDAVTEATPIFTKAITSMTITDAKNILLGSDNAATNYLQTKTQSQLFTAFEPKVKASLGKVGADKVWSGLISKYNALTGQAVTTDLNAYVTTETINGVFKMVAQKENGIRNTPAMRTTSILQKVFGAQDAK, from the coding sequence ATGAGAAAAACAATTTTATTAGCTGGCGGATTATTATTTTCAGTTTCAACACAGGCACAAATTTTAGACGCCATAAAATCTGCTGTAAAAGACAAAACAGGTATCGACCTCAGTGAACCTAAAACCACTACAGGTTCTGCAACTACAGCAACTCCGAAAACATCAACAACTACAACTTCTCCTATCAATCTTGGAAATCTTACCTCAACACAAATTTCATCAGGATTAAAAGAAGCTTTAAGTCTTGGTGTAACAGAAGGAGTGAAAAAACTGGCTGTTCCGGACGGATTTTTCAAAAATGAAGCAGTAAAAATCTTAATGCCGGAAAAATTAAGAAAAATTGATACCACCCTACGTGCTGTCGGTTTGGGAAGTCTGGCCGATCAGGGCGTGAAACTACTCAACAGAGCCGCTGAAGATGCCGTAACGGAAGCTACTCCTATTTTTACCAAAGCGATTACATCCATGACGATTACGGATGCCAAAAATATTTTGTTGGGTAGCGATAATGCTGCAACCAATTATCTACAAACTAAAACGCAAAGCCAGTTATTCACAGCTTTTGAGCCAAAAGTGAAAGCTTCTCTGGGAAAAGTGGGCGCAGATAAAGTTTGGTCTGGCTTAATTTCCAAATACAATGCTCTTACAGGACAGGCTGTAACAACAGATCTTAATGCATATGTAACGACAGAAACCATCAACGGTGTTTTCAAAATGGTGGCACAAAAAGAAAATGGAATCCGAAATACTCCTGCCATGAGAACGACAAGTATTTTACAGAAGGTTTTTGGAGCGCAGGATGCTAAATAA
- a CDS encoding fibronectin type III domain-containing protein, whose translation MKHYFFFFCFAVQMAFGQALFPYLQNPTPTSMIVNWKTASNNETTVIYGTSPTNLNVTVTGTTNIFSDTGYNNNYYYHTAKITSLQPNTKYYYKIKTGANESAVYNFRTLPLPGQAVTADGKIRFLIMGDNQIKAEPRYDTLTLNAYKKLKEKFGPNSDPSDNVALTFMVGDQVDVGTLDHYENVHFKKNTKLSPYLPIQTTVGNHETYGSLGMNSYYAHFYIDEIKYKNISSGNENYYAQQAGNVLFISLSSEHTGSAQMTWLQQILNEANNDSTVDWIISLSHRPYQAEQYVGDISTWVRNNAVPLLTASSKYLMHVGAHHHLYHRGQLKDTPNYQIISGGTAWDQYWGMSTEQDFDDVQKTLTDWTYQIVEVDVNTGKVDVECYSIGGVYHKKYNELVDTFHRYKNQPKPAKPSITNTFTAPITLPLTLNGSAFSTTNGELLNTTQFLISKAADFSVIEKEFYRDYEDWFGKEGTGTPDITKNQNANVDITKATIASNSITNGTYYVKVRYRDRNLEWSDWSDAKQFEVTGSVVSNPTFILNKTEYTQNEPIIATFTDGPGNNQDWVGIYKKGQNPAAVTSQAFVYTNGQTAGTANFPNGIANKGQYFAGFFANNGYTEITPRKNFYVGPKVVLSTTSDTYPVGGTVTVNFSNGPNLTKDWIGIYKMGHTPGTVNSTQWSYVTAPSGTLNFTGLAKGYYYAQYFLEDGYTAIGEKVFFKVGDIVTELWINKPVYTLGENITASWTDSPGIIKDWLGIYPQSVTTPDDNFVSYTYFDGVTQGTKTIQGTAVPATPGNYYMVMFTNDSYTEVSNRVQFQVAGPTLGTEETKSTEKNVVLYPNPTKPGEPTFIKSDYPIEKIELLSANGDLLYESKNIHNQRFSLVNENLPKGVYFVKVHTRKLFTLKLIIQ comes from the coding sequence ATGAAACATTACTTCTTCTTTTTTTGTTTCGCCGTCCAGATGGCATTTGGCCAGGCTCTGTTTCCTTATTTGCAGAACCCGACGCCAACTTCCATGATCGTCAACTGGAAAACGGCTTCCAACAACGAAACAACCGTGATCTACGGAACATCGCCAACCAATCTGAACGTGACTGTAACGGGAACAACAAATATTTTTTCCGATACGGGATACAACAACAATTATTATTACCATACGGCAAAAATCACGAGCTTACAGCCGAACACAAAATACTATTATAAGATAAAAACAGGAGCAAATGAATCTGCTGTTTATAATTTCAGGACGCTTCCTTTGCCGGGGCAGGCCGTGACGGCAGATGGTAAAATACGTTTCCTGATCATGGGTGACAACCAGATCAAAGCAGAACCGAGATATGATACCCTGACTTTAAATGCTTATAAAAAATTAAAGGAAAAATTCGGACCCAATTCAGACCCTTCTGATAATGTGGCGCTGACGTTTATGGTTGGAGATCAGGTAGATGTGGGAACATTGGATCACTACGAAAATGTTCACTTTAAAAAGAATACAAAGCTTTCACCTTACCTTCCGATCCAGACAACAGTGGGAAATCACGAAACATACGGAAGTTTGGGGATGAATTCATATTACGCGCATTTTTATATTGATGAAATTAAATATAAAAACATCTCTTCAGGAAATGAGAATTATTATGCTCAACAGGCTGGGAATGTTTTATTTATAAGTTTAAGTTCGGAACATACAGGTTCTGCGCAAATGACATGGCTTCAACAGATTCTAAATGAAGCAAATAACGATTCTACCGTAGATTGGATCATCTCTTTAAGCCACAGACCTTATCAGGCCGAGCAATATGTGGGAGATATTTCGACTTGGGTAAGAAACAATGCCGTTCCACTTTTGACGGCTTCAAGCAAATATTTAATGCACGTTGGAGCGCATCACCATTTGTATCACAGAGGTCAATTGAAAGATACACCGAATTACCAGATTATCTCGGGTGGAACGGCTTGGGATCAGTATTGGGGAATGTCGACGGAACAGGATTTTGATGATGTTCAGAAAACACTGACGGACTGGACGTATCAAATCGTCGAAGTTGATGTTAATACAGGAAAAGTTGACGTAGAATGTTATTCAATCGGAGGAGTTTATCATAAAAAATACAATGAGCTCGTAGATACTTTCCATCGGTATAAAAACCAGCCGAAGCCGGCCAAGCCTTCGATTACCAATACATTTACCGCACCTATTACTTTACCTTTAACATTAAATGGAAGCGCATTTTCCACCACAAACGGAGAATTGTTGAATACCACTCAGTTTTTAATTAGTAAAGCTGCCGATTTTTCTGTGATTGAAAAAGAATTTTACAGGGATTACGAAGACTGGTTCGGGAAAGAAGGTACGGGAACGCCCGATATTACTAAAAATCAGAATGCGAATGTAGACATTACCAAAGCTACAATTGCTTCAAATTCAATTACCAACGGAACCTATTATGTAAAAGTACGTTACAGAGACCGAAACTTGGAGTGGAGTGACTGGAGTGATGCAAAACAATTTGAAGTAACGGGAAGTGTAGTTTCAAACCCTACATTTATTTTAAATAAAACAGAATATACACAGAACGAACCGATTATAGCGACTTTCACAGACGGTCCAGGAAACAACCAGGATTGGGTGGGAATTTACAAAAAAGGTCAGAATCCTGCGGCGGTAACTTCTCAGGCATTTGTTTACACGAATGGACAAACAGCAGGAACAGCCAACTTCCCGAATGGTATTGCCAATAAAGGTCAATATTTCGCAGGTTTCTTCGCAAACAACGGCTATACGGAAATTACACCAAGAAAGAATTTCTATGTAGGTCCAAAGGTTGTATTAAGCACAACTTCCGATACTTATCCTGTAGGTGGAACGGTTACGGTTAACTTTAGCAATGGACCTAATTTAACGAAAGACTGGATCGGTATTTACAAAATGGGTCACACGCCGGGAACCGTAAATTCTACACAGTGGAGCTATGTGACGGCACCTTCAGGAACGCTTAATTTCACAGGGCTTGCGAAAGGATATTATTATGCCCAATATTTCCTGGAAGATGGTTATACAGCAATTGGCGAGAAGGTTTTCTTTAAAGTCGGGGATATTGTTACAGAGCTTTGGATCAATAAACCGGTGTATACTTTAGGTGAAAATATTACGGCTTCATGGACGGATTCTCCGGGAATCATCAAAGACTGGCTGGGAATTTATCCTCAAAGTGTAACCACTCCGGATGATAATTTTGTTTCTTATACGTATTTTGATGGTGTTACTCAGGGGACAAAAACCATCCAGGGAACGGCAGTTCCGGCAACTCCTGGGAATTATTATATGGTGATGTTTACCAACGATTCTTACACGGAGGTTTCAAACAGGGTTCAGTTCCAGGTGGCGGGACCGACATTGGGAACAGAGGAAACGAAAAGCACGGAAAAAAATGTAGTTTTATATCCGAATCCTACAAAACCGGGGGAACCGACTTTTATCAAGAGTGATTATCCGATCGAAAAAATCGAGCTTCTTTCAGCCAACGGGGATTTGTTATACGAATCAAAAAATATTCACAATCAACGTTTTTCTTTGGTGAATGAAAATCTTCCGAAAGGAGTCTACTTCGTGAAGGTTCATACAAGAAAACTGTTTACTTTAAAATTGATTATTCAATAA
- a CDS encoding CoA transferase subunit A, with protein sequence MIDKRVKNAKEAIEGIKDGMTLMLGGFGLCGIPENSINALVESDVKDLTCISNNAGVDDFGLGLLLHKRQIKKMISSYVGENAEFERQMLSGELEVELTPQGTLAEKCRAAQAGIPAFYTPAGYGTEVAEGKEVKDFDGKPHILEHAYKADYSIVKAWKGDHAGNLIFKGSARNFNHPMAGAGKITIAEVEELVAPGELDPNQIHIPGIMIQRIFQGEKFEKRIEQRTVRKRD encoded by the coding sequence ATGATAGATAAAAGAGTAAAAAATGCAAAGGAAGCCATCGAAGGAATTAAAGATGGAATGACGTTGATGTTGGGCGGATTTGGTCTTTGCGGTATCCCTGAAAATTCAATAAATGCTTTGGTAGAAAGCGATGTGAAAGATCTTACATGTATTTCAAACAATGCCGGAGTCGATGATTTTGGGTTGGGATTGCTGCTTCATAAGAGACAGATCAAAAAAATGATCTCTTCGTATGTAGGAGAAAATGCCGAGTTCGAAAGACAGATGCTTTCCGGAGAATTGGAAGTTGAGCTTACTCCACAGGGAACTTTGGCAGAAAAATGCAGAGCTGCTCAGGCCGGAATTCCTGCTTTTTATACCCCTGCGGGATACGGAACGGAAGTCGCGGAAGGTAAAGAAGTGAAAGATTTCGACGGAAAACCGCATATTTTAGAGCATGCTTACAAAGCAGATTATTCTATTGTAAAAGCCTGGAAAGGAGATCACGCCGGAAACCTGATCTTTAAAGGTTCTGCGAGAAATTTCAACCATCCGATGGCCGGAGCTGGGAAAATTACGATCGCTGAAGTGGAAGAATTGGTAGCACCGGGCGAATTGGATCCCAACCAGATTCACATTCCGGGAATCATGATTCAAAGGATCTTCCAGGGCGAAAAATTTGAAAAAAGAATCGAACAGAGAACCGTAAGAAAAAGAGATTAA
- a CDS encoding alpha/beta fold hydrolase, with amino-acid sequence MKNFNVAVALLLSIASNLVFSQVKPLDAELTNYQYPYEVHFLQFKSQKNDLKMAYMDVKPKTSNGKTIMLLHGKNFNGAYWKKTAKDLSDKGFRVIIPDQIGFGKSSKPESYQFSFSQLAENTKAVLDELKIDKTIVLGHSMGGMVATRFTLLYPDRVQKLILENPIGLEDYKTFASYQTIDQAYQSELKNTAETYKNYQLKFYYDNKWKPEYQPWLDLIAGWTLHPDYPKVVWDAALTSDMIYNQPVCYEFKNIKVPTLLIIGTRDRTAIGKDRAPKELQPKMGQYQELGKKTQQQIPGSKLVEIENVGHLPHIEVYDKFWNALYDFIK; translated from the coding sequence ATGAAAAATTTTAATGTTGCTGTTGCTTTACTATTATCGATTGCATCCAATCTGGTGTTTTCGCAGGTAAAACCTTTGGATGCGGAACTTACCAATTATCAGTATCCTTACGAAGTCCATTTTCTCCAATTTAAATCTCAAAAAAACGATTTGAAAATGGCTTATATGGATGTGAAACCTAAGACCTCAAACGGAAAAACAATTATGCTTCTTCACGGGAAAAATTTCAATGGAGCGTATTGGAAAAAAACTGCCAAAGACCTTTCAGATAAAGGTTTCAGGGTGATTATTCCGGATCAGATCGGATTTGGAAAATCTTCAAAGCCTGAAAGTTATCAGTTCTCTTTTTCGCAATTGGCTGAAAATACGAAGGCTGTTTTAGATGAATTAAAAATTGATAAAACGATTGTTTTAGGACATTCTATGGGAGGCATGGTTGCCACAAGATTTACTTTGCTATATCCGGATAGAGTTCAGAAATTAATTTTAGAAAACCCGATCGGACTGGAAGATTACAAAACTTTCGCATCATATCAGACGATCGATCAGGCGTATCAGTCAGAGTTAAAAAACACTGCAGAAACATATAAAAACTATCAGTTGAAGTTCTATTATGACAACAAATGGAAACCCGAATATCAACCGTGGCTGGATTTAATCGCAGGCTGGACTTTACACCCCGATTATCCGAAAGTGGTATGGGATGCGGCTTTGACATCAGATATGATTTACAATCAGCCGGTTTGTTATGAATTTAAAAATATTAAAGTCCCGACTTTATTAATCATCGGAACCAGAGACAGAACCGCCATTGGGAAGGACAGAGCGCCTAAAGAATTACAACCGAAAATGGGACAGTATCAGGAATTGGGAAAGAAAACACAGCAACAGATTCCGGGATCAAAACTGGTGGAAATTGAAAATGTGGGGCATCTTCCGCATATCGAAGTTTATGATAAATTCTGGAATGCTTTGTATGATTTTATAAAATAG
- a CDS encoding DoxX family protein: MKQENFNKAGDIFYVICRLSIGLFFFITGFNKLFHPVFQGYMLKTISSLGFSNPQLMANFVAANEMLWGFLLLIGLFTRFSSLALIVIMLVALVTKDIHSIPTELVPIDPKVGTRPIENYTWLTYFFYLPQVLYIMILGLFSLYGYKAFGIDRFLKKKVNPYR, from the coding sequence ATGAAACAAGAAAATTTTAACAAAGCCGGAGACATTTTTTATGTAATCTGCCGGCTCAGCATTGGATTATTTTTCTTTATTACTGGCTTCAACAAGCTATTTCACCCTGTTTTTCAAGGATATATGCTGAAAACCATTTCCAGTCTTGGATTTTCAAATCCTCAACTGATGGCAAATTTTGTGGCCGCCAATGAAATGCTCTGGGGATTTCTTTTATTGATCGGACTTTTCACAAGATTTAGCTCTTTAGCTTTAATTGTTATCATGCTGGTTGCGCTAGTTACCAAAGACATCCATTCGATTCCCACGGAATTAGTTCCTATTGATCCGAAAGTCGGAACCAGACCAATTGAAAATTATACATGGCTTACTTATTTCTTTTATTTGCCGCAGGTTTTATATATTATGATACTCGGATTGTTTTCTTTATACGGCTATAAAGCTTTTGGAATCGATCGTTTTTTAAAGAAAAAGGTAAATCCTTACAGATAG